In a genomic window of uncultured Sphaerochaeta sp.:
- a CDS encoding permease gives MVQSLSQVGLFLFLILLGNRLKHIGMFHDKEAKTLSKIALNITLPAAIVASFNTFSMDYSLLILILYGIVANLVLMGFSYFINRKESNAIRTYALFNGSTYNVGNFSFPFVQALFGSSALVASSLFDLGNALMTTGFIYSLGSSIAGGQRPSIKDLSKKLFTSVPFIAYLVMITLSFASIRLPAFLQEWMVAIGKANPIIAMLMIGFMLEIRFERSWMHHTVRLLSIRYGMAILFSYYFYSFTAFSPVIKTALILAVFAPVSSISVAYTEQVTDQSRLASFTSSLSVIISIACYAFIAPLLA, from the coding sequence ATGGTGCAATCACTCTCCCAAGTAGGGCTTTTTCTCTTTCTTATTCTGCTGGGCAACAGGCTCAAGCACATCGGCATGTTTCATGACAAGGAAGCGAAAACGCTCTCCAAAATTGCTCTGAACATCACCTTGCCTGCAGCAATCGTTGCCAGCTTCAACACCTTCAGCATGGACTACTCGCTTCTGATCCTCATCCTCTACGGAATCGTGGCGAATCTGGTGCTGATGGGTTTCTCCTACTTCATCAACCGCAAGGAGAGCAATGCCATTCGCACCTATGCGCTTTTCAACGGTTCCACCTACAATGTCGGCAACTTCTCATTTCCCTTTGTGCAGGCTCTGTTCGGATCTTCCGCCCTGGTGGCATCCTCACTCTTTGACCTGGGAAATGCCCTGATGACCACCGGCTTCATCTACTCACTGGGTTCCTCGATAGCCGGCGGACAGCGGCCCTCGATCAAGGACCTTTCGAAGAAACTCTTCACCTCAGTGCCCTTCATCGCATACCTGGTGATGATCACCCTCTCCTTTGCCTCCATCAGGCTCCCCGCTTTCCTGCAGGAGTGGATGGTGGCCATAGGAAAAGCGAACCCGATCATCGCAATGCTGATGATCGGGTTCATGCTCGAAATTCGTTTTGAGCGCAGCTGGATGCACCATACGGTTCGCCTGTTGTCGATCCGGTACGGGATGGCGATCCTGTTCTCCTACTACTTTTACAGCTTTACAGCCTTCAGCCCGGTGATCAAGACCGCCCTCATCCTGGCAGTGTTCGCTCCGGTCTCCTCCATCTCGGTGGCTTACACCGAACAAGTAACAGACCAGAGCAGGCTTGCTTCCTTCACCTCATCACTGTCGGTGATCATCAGCATCGCCTGCTACGCCTTCATCGCCCCACTGCTCGCTTAG
- the xylA gene encoding xylose isomerase has product MQYFVGDQEYFKGIGKIQFEGKGSKNPLAFKYYDAKKVIAGKTMEEHLRFATAYWHSFCADGTDPFGNATIDFPFRKEERYANAVAKADAAFEFFTKMGTPFYCFHDIDASPDSSDAAEYEKNYHKIADELLSRQKASGIKLLWNTANVFSHPNFMNGAATNPDFKVVARASVQIKNSLDVNVKLGGQNYVFWGGREGYMSLLNTDMKREQEHLARFLAMARDYGRSIGFKGTFLIEPKPMEPTKHQYDYDAATTIGFLKEFGLDKDFKCNIEANHATLAGHTFSHDLQVCADRGMLGSVDANQGDSINGWDTDEFPTNVYETTQAMLVILRNGGLGNGGLNFDAKRRRNSTDLEDLFIAHIGGMDTFALGLEVAQKILDDGVMDAFVKERYASFDSGDGKKFEEGKLTLAQLADLGRTVSIEKRSGKQEYLNNLLNSYLFG; this is encoded by the coding sequence ATGCAGTATTTTGTTGGAGACCAAGAGTACTTCAAGGGAATCGGAAAGATTCAGTTCGAAGGCAAGGGAAGCAAGAACCCCTTGGCTTTCAAATACTATGATGCCAAGAAGGTGATCGCCGGCAAGACCATGGAAGAGCACCTTCGCTTCGCCACCGCCTACTGGCACAGCTTCTGTGCAGACGGAACCGATCCGTTCGGCAACGCCACGATCGACTTCCCGTTCCGCAAGGAAGAGCGTTATGCAAATGCCGTTGCCAAGGCGGACGCTGCATTCGAGTTCTTTACCAAGATGGGAACCCCGTTCTACTGCTTCCATGATATCGATGCTTCCCCGGACAGCAGCGATGCAGCCGAGTACGAGAAGAACTACCACAAGATCGCCGATGAGCTGCTTTCCCGCCAGAAGGCCAGCGGCATCAAGCTCCTGTGGAATACCGCCAATGTGTTCAGTCATCCCAACTTCATGAATGGTGCTGCCACCAACCCCGACTTCAAGGTCGTGGCCAGGGCTTCCGTGCAGATCAAGAACAGCTTGGATGTGAACGTCAAGCTTGGTGGCCAGAACTACGTCTTCTGGGGTGGACGAGAAGGTTACATGAGCCTGCTCAACACCGACATGAAGCGCGAGCAGGAGCATCTTGCACGCTTCCTGGCCATGGCCAGGGACTATGGACGCAGCATCGGTTTCAAGGGAACCTTCCTCATCGAGCCCAAGCCGATGGAACCGACCAAGCACCAGTATGACTATGATGCCGCCACCACGATCGGCTTCTTGAAGGAGTTCGGTCTGGACAAGGACTTCAAGTGCAACATCGAGGCCAACCATGCCACGCTTGCTGGACATACCTTCAGCCATGACCTGCAGGTTTGCGCTGACCGCGGAATGCTCGGGAGTGTCGATGCCAACCAGGGCGACAGCATCAACGGCTGGGATACCGACGAGTTCCCGACCAATGTGTACGAGACCACCCAGGCAATGCTGGTCATCCTGCGCAACGGCGGTCTTGGAAACGGCGGTCTCAACTTCGATGCCAAGAGAAGACGCAACTCCACCGACCTCGAGGATCTGTTCATTGCGCATATCGGTGGTATGGATACTTTCGCACTTGGTCTTGAGGTTGCCCAGAAGATTCTTGATGATGGCGTCATGGATGCCTTTGTCAAGGAACGCTATGCTTCGTTTGACAGCGGGGACGGCAAGAAGTTTGAGGAAGGCAAGTTGACGCTTGCACAGCTCGCAGACCTTGGCCGCACCGTAAGTATTGAGAAGAGGAGCGGCAAGCAGGAGTACCTGAACAACCTGCTCAACTCCTACCTGTTCGGCTAA
- a CDS encoding AraC family transcriptional regulator, producing MELLDAVFVFQMHEEQELLWHQRVHSHEKGQFELHYFVSGSGTFTNAHRRYAISPGTLFVTNGEIVHSIEADKEESLTYYATLLFCPEELDLVKRLEQSNPIKVGTNWRFFFEEVRDKGLSQNRELRISACHQVLGLLYNLAAGTKMEETKGENIRLEKAIRYMQRHVFDKLSLDMIANHVQLDPSYFVRLFKKRMNITPMQYYSGLQLEAARALLTSTNLSVKEIADKLQFCSEFHFSKRFKQSTGSSPSAYRKTHLQLLGT from the coding sequence ATGGAACTATTGGATGCAGTTTTTGTCTTTCAGATGCACGAGGAACAGGAGCTTTTGTGGCACCAGCGTGTGCACAGCCATGAAAAGGGGCAGTTCGAGCTGCACTACTTTGTCAGCGGCAGCGGAACCTTCACCAATGCCCACCGACGCTACGCCATTTCCCCGGGAACACTCTTCGTCACCAATGGAGAGATTGTCCACAGCATCGAAGCTGACAAGGAAGAGAGCCTCACCTATTACGCTACACTGCTCTTCTGCCCTGAGGAACTGGACCTGGTGAAGCGCTTGGAGCAGTCCAATCCAATCAAGGTGGGAACAAACTGGCGGTTCTTCTTCGAGGAAGTCCGCGACAAAGGACTCAGCCAGAACCGGGAGCTGCGCATCAGTGCCTGCCACCAGGTCCTGGGGCTGTTGTACAACCTGGCTGCGGGGACCAAGATGGAAGAAACGAAAGGTGAGAACATCCGTCTGGAAAAAGCAATCCGATACATGCAGCGCCACGTCTTCGACAAGCTCAGCCTTGATATGATCGCCAACCATGTCCAGCTCGATCCCTCCTACTTCGTCCGCCTCTTCAAGAAGCGAATGAACATCACCCCGATGCAGTACTATTCGGGACTTCAGCTGGAAGCGGCCAGAGCCCTGCTCACCAGTACAAACCTCTCAGTCAAGGAGATAGCGGACAAGCTGCAGTTCTGTTCTGAGTTCCACTTCTCCAAACGATTCAAGCAGTCTACGGGCTCCAGTCCGTCAGCATACCGAAAAACACATCTTCAGCTGCTCGGGACGTAA
- the xylB gene encoding xylulokinase: protein MQVVAGIDTGTQSTKVLCYDVSTKTVLMTVSAPHGMESRDDGTREQEAVWYLDAIRSCFAQIDPTIKSSIIAIGVSAQQHGFVPVGKDGEVLAPVKLWCDTSTKAQCDELTEKLGGEERVFSLLGNQILPGYTLSKILHLKQHRKEAYDKLAHILLPHDYINYYLTGEYTAEAGDASGSAFFDVKTKAWSREVLEAVDEKRDLYSLLPPLVKAGDAAGMVCEAAAKELGIPAGIPVSCGAGDNMAGAIGTGCVGKGDLTMSMGTSGTLFGYSDTCITDKQGRLAAFCSSTGGYLPLLCTMNCTITTESVRELFGYDVKKLDQLAAEAPIGCEGVTMLPFFNGERVPNLPHGKGVIAGLDMSNMKVQNIARSALESSIYAMKGGLDAFRELGFVPSRIILTGGGAKSAIWRQIACDVMQLPLAVPKVAESAAFGAALQALWTVAGGSIVDLAKEHVLFDESKSCEPDREAGVQYAQAYARYQGYVEAMTPLFK, encoded by the coding sequence ATGCAAGTTGTTGCAGGAATTGACACTGGTACGCAGAGCACAAAGGTCCTTTGTTACGATGTGTCCACAAAGACCGTCTTGATGACTGTCAGCGCCCCCCATGGGATGGAGAGTCGTGATGATGGGACCCGTGAGCAAGAAGCCGTATGGTATCTGGATGCAATCCGCTCCTGTTTTGCCCAGATAGATCCAACAATCAAATCCTCGATCATTGCCATCGGGGTCTCCGCACAACAGCATGGGTTCGTTCCGGTAGGGAAGGATGGGGAGGTGCTTGCTCCCGTCAAACTCTGGTGTGACACCTCGACCAAGGCCCAGTGCGACGAGCTTACCGAGAAGCTTGGGGGTGAGGAGCGCGTATTCTCCCTTCTGGGGAACCAGATTCTTCCTGGGTATACGCTGTCCAAGATCCTTCACCTGAAGCAGCATCGCAAGGAAGCCTATGACAAACTGGCTCACATCCTTTTGCCGCATGACTACATCAACTACTACCTCACCGGTGAATACACCGCCGAGGCAGGTGATGCAAGCGGTAGTGCATTCTTCGATGTGAAAACGAAAGCATGGAGCAGGGAAGTCCTTGAGGCCGTGGATGAGAAGCGTGACCTCTACTCCCTCCTTCCTCCGTTGGTGAAGGCCGGTGATGCTGCCGGCATGGTTTGTGAGGCCGCCGCCAAGGAGTTGGGAATCCCTGCAGGGATTCCTGTTTCCTGCGGTGCTGGGGACAACATGGCAGGTGCCATCGGAACCGGTTGTGTCGGAAAGGGTGACTTGACGATGAGCATGGGAACCAGTGGGACCCTGTTTGGGTACAGCGACACCTGCATCACTGACAAGCAGGGCCGTTTGGCCGCTTTCTGCTCTTCCACCGGCGGGTATCTTCCGCTCTTGTGCACCATGAACTGTACGATCACCACCGAGTCGGTGCGGGAGCTCTTCGGTTACGATGTGAAGAAGCTCGACCAATTGGCTGCCGAAGCCCCGATAGGATGTGAGGGGGTGACGATGCTTCCCTTCTTCAACGGGGAAAGGGTTCCCAACCTTCCCCACGGCAAGGGTGTCATTGCAGGGCTGGACATGAGCAACATGAAAGTGCAGAACATTGCCCGTTCTGCGCTGGAGAGCTCAATCTACGCCATGAAAGGTGGTTTGGATGCTTTCCGGGAGCTGGGTTTTGTTCCGAGCAGGATCATCCTGACCGGGGGTGGTGCGAAGAGTGCAATCTGGAGACAGATTGCTTGTGATGTGATGCAACTGCCTCTGGCGGTTCCCAAGGTGGCTGAGAGTGCAGCGTTCGGTGCTGCCCTGCAAGCCCTGTGGACTGTTGCAGGTGGATCGATTGTGGATCTTGCCAAGGAGCATGTGCTCTTTGACGAGTCGAAATCGTGTGAACCGGATAGGGAAGCAGGCGTGCAGTATGCACAGGCCTATGCTCGCTATCAAGGGTATGTAGAGGCGATGACGCCTTTGTTCAAATAG
- a CDS encoding aldo/keto reductase, which produces MKYLDFAGKKLSQIALGCDHYGETIAESTALAQLDVYVQAGGTLLDTAHIYGQEKAGGPSTSETVLGKWMHANGMRDKLVVASKGCHPYKEDMHKSRINEKDMLLDISQTLDQLKTDVLDIWFFHRDNLQMGADEIIDLASLLVEKKLVRNLGASNWTTKRIEEANTWAKTHHKPTFAISEIQWSLAHCTPETWGDDTLVCMTEEQRLWYEKHNFPVMCFAPQAKGLFSKVIAGKTEQLSVQAKNRFLTPINLALVPKVETLAKELDVSPAAIAMAYLTSQKNPTIPIAGSSKVGQITETLAGSDLTLTEEHLAYLG; this is translated from the coding sequence ATGAAGTATCTTGATTTTGCGGGAAAAAAACTTTCCCAGATAGCACTCGGCTGCGACCACTATGGGGAAACCATCGCAGAAAGCACAGCCCTTGCCCAGCTTGACGTGTACGTGCAGGCAGGAGGAACCCTCCTCGATACCGCCCATATCTACGGACAGGAAAAGGCAGGAGGCCCTTCCACCAGCGAAACAGTGTTGGGCAAGTGGATGCACGCAAACGGCATGCGCGACAAGCTCGTTGTGGCCAGCAAAGGCTGTCATCCCTACAAAGAGGACATGCACAAGAGCAGGATCAATGAGAAGGACATGCTGCTGGACATCAGCCAGACGCTCGACCAGCTGAAGACCGACGTACTGGACATCTGGTTCTTCCACCGTGACAACCTGCAGATGGGAGCGGACGAGATCATCGACCTGGCATCCCTATTGGTTGAAAAAAAGCTGGTCAGAAACCTGGGAGCATCAAACTGGACCACAAAGCGCATCGAAGAGGCGAACACGTGGGCTAAGACCCACCACAAACCCACCTTTGCCATCAGTGAGATCCAGTGGAGCCTGGCCCACTGCACACCCGAAACATGGGGTGATGACACCCTGGTCTGCATGACTGAGGAACAAAGGCTTTGGTACGAGAAGCATAACTTCCCGGTGATGTGCTTCGCCCCCCAGGCGAAAGGTCTCTTCTCAAAGGTCATTGCCGGCAAAACAGAGCAACTCAGCGTGCAAGCAAAAAACCGCTTCCTCACGCCCATCAACCTTGCTCTTGTCCCCAAGGTGGAAACACTTGCCAAGGAGCTGGACGTAAGCCCGGCAGCCATTGCCATGGCCTACCTGACCAGCCAGAAGAACCCAACCATACCCATAGCCGGCTCAAGCAAGGTCGGGCAAATCACTGAGACGCTTGCCGGAAGTGATCTTACCCTCACCGAGGAACATCTGGCCTACCTCGGCTAA